In the genome of Oceaniferula marina, one region contains:
- a CDS encoding efflux RND transporter periplasmic adaptor subunit produces MKLFTWKWIISIFSWMPILTLSLALLLTFTACQRPAQEAIETSARPVKYMEIQDTGAVKIVEFPGQIRAVQKSWKAFEVPGRVIERLVKEGELITKGQVLARLDPRDYQYAYDSAKARYEAAKAVELRIQQLSEQRAVSRQELDLARRDLQTATAQLKQAKKALEDTELIADFDGRVAQLLIDDFTNVKEKENVMMIQNNKLLEIVVNVPESAVALPLEGKTTAEKVQITKPVVILSVLPNESYPAEYREASERPDPATRTYEVKLTFTPPEDSVIRPGMTAKVRAHIPANASAKTEGYPVPVQAMVSEQGTTPFIWRIDPETLTVNKVQVTAGATIGTSCIVKGKLKNGDLIATSGVHQLRDGQQVRLWNKACP; encoded by the coding sequence ATGAAACTATTCACCTGGAAATGGATCATCAGCATTTTTTCTTGGATGCCGATACTCACACTATCACTGGCTCTATTGCTGACCTTCACTGCTTGTCAGAGACCAGCGCAAGAAGCGATTGAGACCAGCGCCCGACCGGTGAAGTATATGGAAATTCAAGATACCGGTGCGGTGAAAATCGTGGAATTCCCCGGACAGATTCGGGCCGTTCAAAAAAGCTGGAAGGCCTTCGAAGTTCCAGGCCGTGTGATTGAGCGGTTGGTCAAGGAAGGTGAATTGATCACCAAAGGGCAGGTCCTCGCCCGCTTGGACCCACGGGATTACCAGTATGCCTACGATTCCGCCAAAGCTCGCTACGAGGCGGCCAAAGCCGTTGAGCTCCGCATTCAACAACTCAGCGAACAACGGGCCGTATCCCGACAGGAGCTCGATTTGGCACGCAGGGATCTGCAAACCGCAACCGCTCAGTTGAAGCAGGCGAAAAAAGCCCTCGAAGACACCGAGTTGATTGCGGACTTTGATGGACGGGTTGCCCAGCTGCTGATTGACGACTTCACCAACGTCAAGGAAAAGGAAAATGTGATGATGATCCAGAACAACAAGCTTCTGGAAATCGTTGTCAACGTGCCGGAAAGTGCTGTGGCTTTACCTCTGGAAGGTAAAACCACCGCCGAAAAAGTCCAAATCACCAAACCGGTCGTGATCCTCAGCGTGCTTCCCAACGAATCCTATCCAGCCGAATACCGTGAAGCCTCCGAACGCCCGGATCCTGCAACCCGGACCTACGAGGTGAAACTCACCTTTACCCCGCCGGAGGACAGTGTAATCCGCCCGGGAATGACCGCCAAGGTCCGCGCCCACATTCCGGCCAATGCCTCCGCAAAAACCGAGGGTTACCCGGTGCCTGTCCAGGCCATGGTTTCCGAACAAGGCACCACCCCCTTTATCTGGAGAATCGATCCCGAAACGCTCACCGTCAATAAAGTCCAGGTCACAGCCGGTGCCACAATCGGCACCTCCTGCATCGTCAAAGGGAAATTAAAAAACGGCGACCTCATCGCCACATCCGGCGTCCATCAACTTCGGGACGGTCAACAAGTCCGCCTCTGGAATAAGGCGTGCCCGTAA
- a CDS encoding efflux RND transporter permease subunit translates to MNLAEFCLRRKTTTTVLAVVLFLAGLSSYFGMSRLEDPEFTIKDALVITPYPGAAPKEVEQEVTDEIEIAIQQLSQLDEMQSRSERGLSTVTVSIEDKYNAKTLPQVWDELRRKVNDAQGNLPPGAGPSIVIDDYGAVYGVYFVLYGDEFSYAELKQQADFLRRELLLVDDVARIEIHGNRPEAIYIEPIRDRLAQFDMAPEEFLNKLRQQNLVLDTGRARIGTEFIALDPTGEINSVEDFEELPFSHNQKKFYLRDFAKVHRAYVDPPSDIVRYNSSNAIALGISTVAGGNVVTMGEALDKRLAELKSDLPIGMEIGIISHQATSVTLAIDNFITSLLQALAIVIAVLLLFMGLRSGLLIGIILVLTIMGSFVFLKPMGVALERISLGALIIALGMLVDNAIVIVDGILVELKRGRSAFDGAVATVKQSAIPLLGATLIAIFAFAAIGTSDNAAGEFCSSLFRVIGVSLFLSWVTAVTVTPLLAVLMLKPPKEKSDGAKRAEPFNNRFYRIYKSLLRQCIRFRWVSVTLVIALFATSLWGFGFVKQAFFPPSTRAQYMVDIWLPQGTHIKSTRDEISKVEGWLQERQGVGNVTSLVGRGGLRFLLTYKPELPNSSYAQLLVDVEDASRIEEHIQATEDYIAETLPDAVGYGIKYELGPGGKGKIQARFLGDDPEVLRSLASQAEQIMHDHPNAKAIRTDWRQRVKLLRPELVEERANLMGIEKKELSEAIRQAYEGATVGVYREGDLLLPIIVRASDEERQEITQLENIQIWSPVARKRVPITQVISGVELVFEDEILMRLDRKPVISIFADPEEGTASALFKELQPQIEAIPLPEGYELLWYGEYKNSKDANEGLGKGIPMFALLMVLTTIALFNSLRQPLIIWLCVPLALIGVSAGLLITDQPFTFMALLGFISLSGMLLKNAIVMMDELNTQLSTGKEKLQAIVDSAASRLMPVAMAAATTILGMIPLFFDDFFAAMAVTIVFGLMFATVLTLVVLPVIYTIIFRIKPKEG, encoded by the coding sequence ATGAATCTTGCCGAATTTTGTCTCCGCAGAAAGACGACCACCACCGTGCTCGCTGTCGTTCTCTTTCTCGCCGGTCTGTCGTCCTACTTCGGCATGAGCCGGCTCGAAGACCCGGAATTCACGATCAAGGACGCACTCGTCATCACCCCCTACCCCGGAGCTGCCCCGAAGGAGGTGGAACAAGAGGTCACGGATGAAATCGAGATTGCCATCCAGCAGCTGAGCCAACTCGACGAGATGCAATCCCGCTCCGAACGTGGGCTTTCCACCGTAACCGTCAGTATCGAGGACAAGTACAACGCCAAAACCTTACCCCAAGTCTGGGATGAGCTACGGCGCAAGGTCAACGATGCGCAAGGAAACCTGCCACCGGGAGCCGGCCCCTCCATCGTCATCGATGATTATGGCGCCGTCTACGGCGTCTATTTCGTCCTCTACGGAGATGAGTTCAGCTACGCCGAACTCAAACAACAAGCCGACTTTCTCCGTCGAGAACTGCTGCTTGTCGATGATGTTGCGCGGATTGAAATCCACGGCAACCGGCCTGAAGCCATCTACATCGAACCGATCCGTGACCGCTTGGCCCAATTCGACATGGCACCGGAAGAGTTCCTCAACAAACTTCGCCAACAAAATCTGGTTCTCGACACCGGCCGCGCCAGAATCGGCACGGAATTCATCGCCCTCGACCCTACCGGAGAAATCAACAGCGTGGAAGACTTCGAAGAGCTTCCCTTTTCCCACAATCAGAAAAAATTCTACCTCAGGGACTTTGCCAAAGTGCACCGAGCTTACGTCGACCCGCCATCCGATATCGTCCGATACAACAGTAGCAATGCCATCGCCTTGGGTATCTCCACCGTCGCCGGCGGCAACGTCGTCACCATGGGTGAAGCCCTCGATAAACGGCTCGCCGAACTCAAATCCGATCTTCCGATCGGTATGGAAATCGGCATCATCTCCCATCAGGCCACCTCCGTCACCCTGGCCATCGACAACTTCATCACCAGTCTTCTCCAGGCACTTGCCATCGTGATCGCCGTACTGCTCTTATTCATGGGGCTGCGTAGCGGCCTGCTGATCGGCATCATTCTGGTTCTCACCATTATGGGAAGTTTTGTCTTCCTCAAACCCATGGGCGTGGCGCTCGAACGCATCTCCCTCGGAGCACTGATCATTGCGCTCGGAATGCTGGTCGATAACGCCATCGTGATTGTCGACGGTATCCTGGTTGAGCTCAAACGTGGACGCTCTGCCTTCGACGGTGCCGTTGCCACCGTCAAACAATCCGCCATTCCCCTGCTGGGGGCCACCTTGATCGCCATCTTTGCCTTTGCCGCCATCGGCACCTCGGACAATGCCGCGGGTGAATTCTGCAGTTCCCTCTTCCGGGTCATTGGCGTCTCCCTCTTTTTGAGCTGGGTGACCGCCGTCACCGTCACCCCTCTGCTGGCGGTCCTGATGCTCAAACCACCCAAAGAAAAAAGCGACGGCGCCAAGCGCGCCGAACCGTTCAACAACCGCTTCTATCGAATCTACAAATCGCTGCTCCGCCAGTGCATTCGCTTCCGCTGGGTAAGCGTCACCCTCGTGATCGCCCTGTTTGCCACTTCACTCTGGGGATTCGGCTTTGTTAAACAAGCCTTCTTCCCACCATCCACGCGCGCCCAGTACATGGTCGATATTTGGCTCCCCCAGGGGACCCACATCAAAAGCACTCGTGACGAAATCAGCAAAGTCGAAGGTTGGCTGCAAGAGCGGCAGGGTGTCGGTAATGTCACCTCCCTGGTCGGCCGCGGCGGACTCCGCTTTCTGCTCACCTACAAACCCGAACTTCCGAACAGCAGCTACGCCCAACTGCTCGTCGATGTCGAGGACGCCTCCCGGATCGAAGAACACATTCAAGCCACCGAAGACTACATCGCCGAAACCCTGCCGGACGCCGTCGGTTACGGCATCAAATACGAACTCGGCCCCGGGGGAAAAGGAAAAATTCAGGCCCGCTTCCTCGGCGACGACCCCGAGGTGCTACGCAGCCTGGCTTCCCAAGCAGAACAAATCATGCACGATCACCCGAACGCCAAAGCCATCCGAACGGATTGGAGGCAACGGGTGAAACTCCTCCGCCCCGAACTCGTTGAAGAACGGGCGAACCTCATGGGGATTGAAAAAAAGGAACTTTCCGAAGCCATCCGTCAAGCCTACGAAGGAGCCACCGTGGGTGTCTATCGGGAGGGCGACCTCTTATTACCCATCATCGTCCGGGCAAGCGACGAGGAACGTCAGGAAATCACCCAACTGGAAAACATCCAGATCTGGAGCCCGGTCGCCCGCAAGCGAGTGCCCATCACCCAGGTGATCTCAGGAGTCGAACTCGTCTTCGAAGACGAAATCCTGATGCGCCTCGATCGCAAACCGGTCATCAGCATCTTCGCCGACCCGGAGGAAGGCACTGCCAGCGCTCTATTCAAGGAACTGCAACCACAGATCGAAGCCATCCCCCTGCCCGAGGGCTACGAATTACTCTGGTACGGTGAATACAAAAACTCAAAAGATGCCAACGAAGGCCTTGGCAAAGGTATTCCCATGTTTGCTCTGCTGATGGTTCTCACCACCATCGCCCTATTCAATTCACTGCGTCAGCCACTGATCATCTGGCTCTGTGTGCCGCTGGCTCTGATCGGCGTCTCCGCCGGCCTGCTGATCACCGACCAGCCCTTCACCTTCATGGCGCTGCTCGGTTTTATCAGCCTCTCCGGCATGTTACTCAAAAATGCCATTGTGATGATGGATGAACTGAACACCCAGCTCTCGACTGGCAAGGAAAAGCTTCAGGCGATTGTGGACTCAGCTGCCAGCCGTCTGATGCCCGTGGCGATGGCCGCAGCCACCACCATCCTGGGCATGATCCCGCTTTTCTTCGACGACTTTTTTGCCGCCATGGCTGTAACCATTGTCTTCGGACTGATGTTCGCCACCGTCCTGACTCTGGTCGTTTTACCCGTGATCTACACCATCATCTTCCGCATCAAACCGAAAGAGGGATAG
- a CDS encoding response regulator transcription factor, with protein MKVLLAEDDDLTRETLTEILQEEGYQVMAACDGHEALDLWGVDQPDIVLLDIMMPDLSGYDVCRQIRKLDVNIPVIFVSAKSEEIDVVVGLELGADDFLRKPFGKQELLARIRALLRRVTVTPESPMFHYGEWVVWITQLRATWGEREVDLTPREVRILQMLHKHSPKAVSRDAILNDCWGMDYFPESRTLDQHISNLRKKLGDRWIETVRGVGYQYGS; from the coding sequence ATGAAGGTACTATTGGCAGAAGATGATGACCTCACCCGTGAGACCTTGACTGAAATCCTTCAGGAAGAAGGATATCAAGTAATGGCTGCATGTGACGGTCACGAAGCGCTTGATTTATGGGGGGTGGATCAACCGGACATCGTGCTGTTGGATATCATGATGCCTGATTTGAGTGGTTATGACGTTTGCCGCCAGATTCGAAAGTTGGATGTGAACATCCCGGTTATCTTTGTCTCAGCCAAGTCAGAGGAGATTGATGTGGTGGTCGGGCTTGAGTTGGGGGCCGATGATTTTTTGCGGAAGCCATTTGGGAAACAAGAATTGCTGGCCCGGATACGGGCCTTGCTCCGAAGGGTCACGGTCACACCTGAGTCTCCTATGTTTCATTACGGAGAATGGGTGGTGTGGATCACCCAATTGAGGGCAACATGGGGAGAGAGGGAGGTGGATTTGACTCCGCGAGAAGTTCGTATCCTCCAGATGCTGCACAAACATAGCCCGAAGGCTGTGAGCCGGGATGCCATTTTAAATGACTGTTGGGGGATGGATTATTTTCCTGAGTCACGTACGCTGGATCAGCATATTTCGAATTTACGCAAAAAGCTTGGAGATCGATGGATTGAGACGGTTCGCGGCGTGGGGTACCAATATGGTTCATGA
- a CDS encoding sensor histidine kinase, which translates to MKLGVVMLACLCVGAAFFISRTVEIRKVASEDEWLPVQNRVLADSLDSMEQLWRHAVENAARHELKIKVLRRSEYAKRVVGVRQVSYFDGSRVEHKVIESPVPERQDFALTLEEVNQLWPEGAVGEGETGQWMNRPGEPLRYLARLSEHKVVVFLLSPAAAHKVVEAELNKLLKPLPDHVPAGAYVELRDQAGELLFSSGRDAFSDAPADELVRHYSIFGEWSMRYWAPREKSVDYNAMILMSGSVVALIILFGGFWMIQEQEKAIKLAEARVSFVNAVSHELRTPLTNILLTVDVVQDKIENVKLKSRMDLIREESHRLGRLVDNVLDFARIEQGQMTVEKRDGVDLASLLASCVQQFQPAYNRKQIEMLVDVPDHKVIRTDPDLLVQIVLNLLSNIDKYAGNVASASIRVRYHPENVVIVVRDDGPGIPLADRSRIFRAFERMDERVAAGVTGTGLGLAISRELARQLGGDLVMIHDSEDEQSGAAFQLSISIVD; encoded by the coding sequence TTGAAATTAGGTGTGGTCATGCTGGCTTGTTTATGCGTTGGAGCTGCATTTTTTATTTCGAGGACGGTCGAGATACGCAAGGTGGCCTCTGAGGATGAATGGCTGCCCGTACAGAACCGGGTGCTGGCGGATTCACTGGATTCCATGGAACAGCTTTGGCGACACGCTGTGGAAAATGCCGCAAGGCATGAGCTGAAAATCAAGGTGTTGAGGCGTAGTGAATACGCAAAGAGAGTCGTGGGCGTGAGGCAAGTCAGCTACTTTGATGGAAGTCGAGTGGAGCATAAAGTCATTGAATCTCCGGTGCCGGAACGGCAAGACTTTGCTCTAACGCTTGAGGAGGTCAATCAACTTTGGCCAGAGGGAGCTGTTGGAGAAGGTGAGACCGGGCAATGGATGAATCGGCCGGGGGAGCCATTGCGCTACCTTGCTAGATTGAGTGAGCACAAGGTTGTGGTTTTTCTCTTAAGTCCGGCAGCGGCACACAAAGTGGTTGAAGCTGAGTTGAACAAGCTGTTGAAGCCCTTGCCTGATCATGTCCCGGCTGGAGCGTATGTCGAGTTGCGTGATCAAGCCGGAGAGCTTCTTTTTTCGAGTGGGAGGGATGCTTTCTCTGATGCACCAGCGGACGAGCTCGTCCGGCATTACTCTATTTTTGGTGAGTGGAGCATGCGTTATTGGGCTCCGCGTGAAAAGAGTGTAGATTACAATGCTATGATTTTGATGAGTGGGAGTGTGGTGGCTTTGATTATTCTTTTTGGAGGATTCTGGATGATTCAAGAACAGGAGAAAGCAATCAAGTTGGCAGAAGCGAGGGTGAGCTTTGTCAATGCTGTGTCGCATGAGCTCAGAACGCCATTAACAAACATCCTGCTTACCGTCGATGTGGTGCAAGACAAGATTGAAAACGTAAAACTCAAATCGAGAATGGATCTGATACGCGAGGAAAGTCACAGGCTGGGCCGCTTGGTGGATAATGTGCTTGATTTCGCTCGAATTGAGCAAGGACAGATGACGGTCGAGAAGCGGGATGGTGTCGATCTCGCTTCTTTATTGGCCTCTTGTGTGCAGCAGTTTCAGCCTGCCTATAATCGAAAGCAGATAGAGATGCTCGTGGATGTTCCTGATCACAAAGTGATCAGGACAGATCCTGATTTGCTTGTGCAGATCGTTCTCAATTTGTTGTCCAATATTGATAAGTATGCAGGTAATGTTGCCTCTGCCAGCATCAGGGTCAGATATCATCCTGAGAATGTGGTCATCGTGGTCCGTGATGACGGGCCGGGTATCCCCTTGGCGGATCGATCTAGGATCTTCAGGGCCTTCGAGCGAATGGATGAACGTGTAGCCGCAGGGGTGACTGGCACAGGGCTGGGGCTTGCCATCAGCCGTGAATTGGCCCGCCAGCTGGGAGGTGATCTGGTGATGATACATGATTCTGAAGATGAGCAATCCGGGGCGGCATTTCAGTTGAGCATTTCAATCGTAGACTAG